A genomic region of Candidatus Poribacteria bacterium contains the following coding sequences:
- a CDS encoding DUF1080 domain-containing protein produces MMKSVMIVAILFFLTFSVWAGTFLETFDGKALEGWQEIWVDKGPAVWEIVDDELHAESREAYTHLLTTGDSTWEDYTMELDVKPLKKHGIGGISIAVRVDGTWLVYCSIFDPVIIRGDDPPVQEERIGCYATGLKPLRAHAILISELHPLLRLNRWYHLKLSVEGDIFTFWINDEQVMAPTQLQIFKGIDVFADFPDFQTGGVGFGLWNYTAIFDNITVTGESVPNSGDFAVTPQAKLATTWGQLKKF; encoded by the coding sequence ATGATGAAATCTGTGATGATTGTAGCGATCCTTTTCTTTCTCACCTTCTCTGTGTGGGCAGGCACCTTTTTGGAAACCTTTGATGGCAAAGCGTTGGAGGGATGGCAGGAAATTTGGGTGGATAAAGGACCCGCTGTCTGGGAGATTGTTGATGATGAACTGCACGCAGAAAGTCGTGAAGCGTATACGCATTTACTGACAACTGGGGATAGCACGTGGGAAGACTACACTATGGAACTTGATGTCAAACCCCTAAAAAAACACGGTATTGGCGGTATCTCAATCGCTGTGCGGGTTGACGGAACTTGGTTAGTTTACTGCAGTATTTTTGATCCGGTGATTATAAGGGGTGATGATCCTCCGGTTCAAGAGGAACGAATAGGGTGTTACGCTACCGGTTTGAAACCGCTACGTGCACATGCCATCCTTATCTCTGAACTGCACCCACTTTTAAGATTAAACAGATGGTACCATCTGAAGTTAAGCGTTGAAGGCGATATTTTTACCTTCTGGATTAATGATGAGCAGGTTATGGCACCGACGCAACTTCAAATCTTCAAGGGGATTGATGTCTTTGCTGATTTTCCTGATTTTCAAACTGGGGGTGTCGGTTTTGGGCTTTGGAACTACACGGCAATCTTTGATAACATCACTGTCACGGGTGAGAGCGTTCCCAATAGCGGTGATTTCGCCGTAACGCCCCAAGCAAAACTGGCGACGACGTGGGGACAGTTGAAGAAATTTTAG